The region GCTATTATTGATGGATTATCAGATGCTATAGAACCTATTATGCTTGTAATTATTGCATCTATGGTAATACTTCTTGCTCTTGGTATATTTTTACCAATCTGGGGACTTGGTTCAGCTGTTGGAGGAGGCTAAAGACTTAAAGTTTCCACCAATCTATCCATTTTTTTTAAGAATTTTTCAATATTTTCTTGCGTTGACTTTAATCTATACGAAGTTTTTATATCGTACTTTTTTTCAATAATATTTACACCAAGTTCTTCACACTCATATTCAACCATTCTAATATTTGAGTATTCAAAACATATTTCTACCTCTTCTTCTTGCTTGTATTGTAAAAGTTTAGCTTTTTGTATAACTAAATTTACAGCATCACTATATGCACGAACTAGCCCACCAGTACCAAGTTTTGTTCCACCAAAATAACGAACTATAATGACTGCACTATTAATAATTTCTGCACCTTGCAGAACAAAAAGAGATGGTTTTCCTGATGTACCTTTTGGTTCCCCATCATCACTTGAATGCTCAACTATTTGATTAAACTCATTTAAGTATCTATAAGCAACAACAAAGTGTCTAGCTTTTGGATGTTCTTGTTTTAGTATATCAAGTCTATTTTTGAAGTCTTTATATGAAGTAAGGTAAGCAATAAATTTAGATTGCTTTACCTCAAGAGTGTTTGTATAAGTTTTATCAACAAAATTCATTATAAATTATTCAATATTTGTAAATACCTTTTGAACATCTTCATCATCTTCTAATCTTTCTAAAATTTTATCAATGTCTGTTTGTTGTTTATCAGAGATACTAATAGGAGCATTAGCCATTCTTTCTAAGTTTGCTTTTGTAATCTCTATATCCATACTATCTAAAGCTTCAGTTAGTGTACCAAAACTTGTATAATCTCCAGTTATCAAACAAACGCCATCTTCTGCTTCAATATCTTCAAGTCCAGCATCTATAAGCTCTAACTCTAACTCTTCTATATCCATGTCATCTTTTAATTCAAACTCAATTATAGCTTTTCTATCAAACATAAATTCTAATGAACCATTTGTTAAAAGTTCACCACCATGTTTTGTTAGTATATTTTTCACATTAGCAACTGTTCTTGTATTATTGTCTGTCATACACTCTATAAAGATTAAAACACCATGCGGAGCTTTTCCCTCAAAGTTAACTTCTAGCATACTTGCAGTATCTTTTGCAGATGCTCTTTTTATAGCCGCTTCAATATTGTCTTTTGGCATATTTTCAGCTTTAGCATTTAATATAGCTGTACGAAGTTTTGCATTCATATCTGGGTCACTACTACCCTCTTTAGCTGCCATTGTAATTATCTTACCTAATTTTGGAAACAACTTTGACATTGCTCCCCATCTTTTCATTTTTGATGCTTTTCTATATTCAAAGGCTCTACCCATTTTTTATTCCTTTAATTTTATATTAATTTATTTGTGAGATGCTAAGTGCACCATTTTCACTATAATCTACAACTATTTTACTACTTTCATCTTCTTTTAATAAATTGATAGTTAGTTTTCTACTTTCTAAATTATCATTTTTTAAAAGTTCAATACTATGATTTTCTAAAGAGTCTCCCAGAGCATCTATAATTTTTGAACTAAGCTTCAGCCAGTGTCTATTTAGTCTCTCTTCTTCTTCAAAAAAAAGACCACTCTCATCATATTCAATTTCGTGAGCTTGATTTGCTACATTGTTTAACTTATCAAATAATCTTTGAGAATCAATAAAACTACTCTTTAAAACATCATAATCTTCATCATTCAACATTTTTCATACCTATAAAACCATATTTTAAATTCAAAAATGTATAATAACACATATATTTATATTGGGGATTTAAATGGGACTTAGTTTTAAATTTAAACACCACTTTTTTAATGCCTTTCGTGAATTTTTTGTTTATAATCACGGATCACTAGAATTTCGTGCTAAAATTTTTGCACTTATTATCATTTCAAACGAAGATGTCAATGATGATTGTTACTCAATAGTAAAAAACATTGGTATGAGTATATATAAAAATGATGAAGATAGAGCTGATTTATTGATGCTCTCAACAAAAGAGTTAGTAAAAAAAGTTCAAGATAATAATGGCTTAGATATAGATACATTAATATCTCATATTCAAAAAGAATTAAAAATAATTCCTAGATATGCAAAAAAAATAGATATAGAATCTTTAAGACCAATAGTAGCTTTAACTAGAGATAGAGATACGATTTCTTATCAAGAAAATATTTTAGAATTTTTAAAAAATTTAAAAGAAGAGACTCTTCATAACAAAAAAACTCAAATTGCTAAAGATGAAGAAAATTTAGAATCTAAATACTAAACTTTTCTTTATCAAAAAAACTATCTACTGAGATATTTTTAAAAGCAGCGTTCATACTAACAAAAAGTGATGGAAACTCTTTTTCCATCTTAGCTAACATCTCTTTTGTGTTTGCACGAGCGTGTGGCATCTTGATATCAAATCGCATAGCAGGACAAGCTTCATCACCGATTGCAGAAATACCATTATCTTGCACAAAAGCTCTCAATTGACGCTCTCGCATCTGAATAAGTGGGCGAATAATAATTAGACCATTTTCTGCTTTATACTTTGGAGCAAGTGATCGCATCTGCCCATTGTAAATAAAGTTCATAAAAAAACTCTCTGCAGCGTCATCCATATGATGACCAAGAGCCAATTTATTGCATCCATATTGCTCTGCAACACCATAGAGAGTTCCTCTTCTCATCCTAGAGAAGAAACTACAAAAAGATGAATTTTTTCTTATTTTCTCTTCTGCTAAATCATATATTTTTGTATCATGTATAATATAAGGTATATCATATTCCTTACAGTGAGCACTTAGATTATCAAAGTTTTCGCCCATTCCATAACCAACAGTTACAGCTAAAAAATCAAACTTAAAAGGAGCACGACGTTGCTGTTCTTTCATAGCATGAATCATTGTAAGAGAGTCTTTGCCACCACTTAATCCAACTAAAATTTTATCACCTTCTTGGATTAAGTCAAACTCAGCATTTGTCTTGCCAAGTTTTGACATGATTTTTTTGGATGGACATATACTTTTCATATTAACTTCTGCAAAATAAAGTCCACTGCTTTAGTGAATCTAGTGTTAATATTGTAAAATTTATTTTGTTCATTTTGCATTATCAATGATAGAATTTACCATTTTCATAATAAATTCAGCTGATATAATTGCACTTGATTCCATAAATTCATCAAATGAAAAACTTGCATCTGTATCTGCCGTATCACTTATAGCACGAAGAATAAAAAATGGAACATTAAGAGATTTACAAACAACAGCCACAGAACCACCTTCCATCTCTAAAGCATCTGCATTAAAATTTTTAACTATGTTTGATTTGATATTTTCATCGTGAACAAATTGATCACCCGTAGCAATAATACCTTCTTGAAGTGATTTACCTAACTCTTTTGCAACCTCTTTAGACAACTTAATCAACTCAGAATCAGCTTCAACAAATACGCTACCACCAGGAACAAAGCCCATAGGATGACCAAAAGCAGTTATATCTAAATCATGTTGAGATAGTTTAGTAGCTACAATTAAATCTCCTATTTTAAGATTTGGATTGATTCCACCAGCTACTCCACTAAAGAGTAATTTATCACAATTAAAATGTTGAATCATTGTAGATGCAGTAAGGGTTGAAAAAACTTTACCTATTTTAGAATAAGCTACAACTATCTCAACACCATTATATGTAGCTTCATAATACTCATTGTCAGCATATTTTGTTGTTTTATAAGTTCCTAGTTTTTTCAGTATTGGAGCTACTTCTTCGGGCATTGCACCCATAATTGCTATTTTCATTATTTATTTTCCTTTTTTAGCGTAAATGTTTTTGAAATTGTTTCATATCTTGGCAATTTATGAATTATTTTTCCATTTTTATCAACTATACAACTTGCACCCCAAAATCCAAGTCCATCTTCAAAACCAACACGATTAACAAAAATAAGTTCTGCACGACACTCAGATGCTACTCTTTGGATTATACGATACCATTTATTTTCTATGTTTAAACCCTCATCACTAAATCCACGAGCAGGAGATGCAACAAGTGCTATTATTAAATCTGGATTTTCTTTTATCAAATCTCTATGCACAGATTCATGCCATAAATCTTCACAAACTAACATTGAAATTTTGCCAAATTTACTTGCAAAACTTTCAAATATTTCACCTGCTTTAAAGTATCTTGCTTCTTCAAACATACCATAATTTGGGAGATGTACTTTATTGTGTTGACTAATTAATTTTGCATCTGAAAAATAAAGAGCCGCATTTCTAAACGACTCTTTATCTCTGATAGCACCACCAACAACAATATCAATTTTTTTACTTAACTCTGCCAATATAGACAATTCGTCAATATTCCAAGCATCTTCAAATAGTTTGTCTTGCAAAAGATACCCATTTAATGACAACTCACTAAAAACTATTAAATCACTTTCATCTTGAAAGTTTTTTACTATTTTACATATATCATTTAAATTTGATCTATTTAATTTTGGTGCTGTTTGAACAAGCGTTACTCTCATTTTAATTACAAATTTCTTCTGAAACCTTTTGTAATGAGTCCATATCTGAAATATTTAAAGTAATTAAATCTTTTGCAATTCTTTTATTTAAACCTTTTAGCGTAACACCATTACCAAATTCTATAGCCATATCAACATCATTTGCAATAGCTAAAATAGATTGTTTATATTTTACAGGTTTAACAAGTTGCTCTTTTAGTAAAGTTACTGCTTGAGCCTTAGTATTGTACGATTGAGTTGTAACATTAGATATTATTGGGGCACTAAATTCATCTTTAATCATATCATTCATCATCTGTGCTAAAGGTTCTTGAGCAGGAGACAAAATTTCACAATGAGATGCTACTGACATATTAAGCAGTAGTGCTCTTTTTGCACCAGCATCTTTAAATGTTTGTTCTAAAGATGCCAAATCAGCTTTCATACCAGCTACAACTAATTGTCCATCTTGATTATAATTTGCTGGCCAAACTTTTTTACCTTCTGCTTGAGCCTTAGCACAAATAGATTCTACATTTTCATCATCAAGTCCTACGATAGCCATCATTCCAGCTTCTATTTTCTCACAAGCACTCTGCATAAATGCCCCACGATTATGAACAAGTTCAACAGCATCAATATAATCAATAGCACCACTTGCACACAATGCAGAGAACTCACCTAATGAATGACCCAAGAAAAGTGTAGCTTCTACATTTGGACATTTTTCTTTAAAAAGACGATAAGCTATCATCTGAACAAGAAGTATAGCAGGTTGAGTAAATGCAGTTTGACCTAGTTTTTCATTTTCTTCAAATATAATTTCTTTAAAATCAACACCTATTCTCTTCCCAGCTTTATCAAACATCTCTTTTGCTATATCAGAATTATTATAAAAATCTTGACCCATGCCTATTGCTTGACTACCTTGACCTGCAAATATCATTGCTATTTTACTCATAGTTTTCCCTTTTAAATTATAAATGTATTTTATTTTCAGCTATTTTTTTTCTAAGTGTATTTCTATTTAAACCCAATTTTTCAGAGAGCTGAAGTTGTGACTTAAACCTAGTAAGTCCAGCTCTAATAAGTGGCACTTCATAAAGATACAAAAAATTTTTATAATCACTTTGTGAACCTAACTTATCTACTAAATAGTTTTCTAAGATACTCATCAGCTCTTTATCTTTAATATCATGAAGCAAAGAATGAATCATAACTTGTCTTTTAAGAGAGTTAGAATTTTGAGATAAATCTGGAATAAAATTTTTAGTATCAAAGTTTATACTACTACAAAATAGTGAAGACGCTTCATTAAGAAATTTTTGAACTAATGCTTCAATATCTTCTAACCTCTCTCTAAGAGGTGGAACATTAAATTTAACACTAAACATTTCATCAATATATTCATTTGAATAAGAATTTTTAGCAGTTGCAACAACTCTAATAGAGTTTTTATTAATAACGTCTACAATTCTTTTTATATTTGGTGAATTTTCTAAATTACTTATAATGATTTCATTAACACTTTCTATCGTGCTAATGAGCTCATCTAAGTTAGATGCATCAACTGTTGTAGCATCTGGAAGTATGTAACGAGCTAGACTTTTTTTACCGACACCTATTTCTCCAGTTATAAGAGCATTTACACCAAGTGACTTTAAAAGAGTAGCTGTTTTAAATGCTTTCTGTGATGATTCAGAAGCAGTTATAAAACTAGTCGCATCCACAACCAGAGCCGCCACCAGTGCCACAACAACCTTCTTCTTGTTGGTTTTCAGCTGGAATACCTGTCATAGCTTCTTCGGCAGAGGCATCTCTAACATTATTAAGAGTAACAGCAAACATTAAATCTTTACCAGCTAAAGGATGATTAAAGTCAATAATTACACTATCTTGACCTATTTCTTGAACAACAACTTGTACAGTTCCGCCATCTTCACCTTGACCATAAAGTGTCATACCAACTTCTAAATCTATACCAGCGAATTGATCTTTAGGAACTTCTTGTTTTGCATCTGGATTATGAATTCCATAAGCATCTTCAGCTTTAACCAAAACATTGCCTTTTTCACCAATATTCATATCTTTAATTCCACTTTCTAAACCTGGAATAATTTGACCTTTACCAAACATAAATACCAATGGAGCTCCACCAACGTTAGAGTCAACTATAACATCTCCATCTTTTACTTCATATTCTATTGATACTATTTGATTTGTTTCTATTGCCATAAATAAGCCTTTTTTAAATTTTTTTGGATTCTAACATAAGTTAAACAATATAACTAAATATCTTATAACTACTTCATCTTACTAAGATTTTTCTTTGCTAATTTTGCTTCTTTAGAATTAGGAAATTTTGTAATGACACCTGTATAAAAAGATTTTGCGTTTTGAGCATCTCCTGTTCTATCCATTGATACAGCCGTATGAAACATTAAAGAAGGCATATAATCAGCTTTAGAATATAAAGAAGCACTCTTTTTAAAATACGCAATAGCATCTGCATAATCTTTTCTGCGATACTTAATTTCGCCTATCATATAGTGAGCTCTAGCAGGTCTATAATTTTTCTTTATTAGGTGCTCATAATATTCTAAACTTTTCGTATAGTATTTTTTATCAAAATTACTTTTCGCTATATTTTCCACTTCAGCATTTTGCATTTTATCAAGTTCTGATGTTTTAGGTTTAGAACTTTTTTTAAGTTCTTTAGCCACCAACTCCTTAAACTTGTTGAAATCACCAACTAAAGTATTAAACTCTTCTTTTGAAATATAGTTAGCGCTTATATTGTCCAAAAGTGCTTTTAGTTCAACTTGTGCTAATTTTAAATCTTTTATTTCTAAAGCATTTGCTTGAGATATTTCACTCAATCTTTTTTCATACTCATTTGAATTAATTAGTTCTTCACTATTTTTTTTATCTAGTTCTTTGAGACTTAGTTTATTTTCTTGTGATTTTTTACTAAGACCTTCAATAATAGTT is a window of uncultured Sulfurimonas sp. DNA encoding:
- a CDS encoding YigZ family protein, with the protein product MNFVDKTYTNTLEVKQSKFIAYLTSYKDFKNRLDILKQEHPKARHFVVAYRYLNEFNQIVEHSSDDGEPKGTSGKPSLFVLQGAEIINSAVIIVRYFGGTKLGTGGLVRAYSDAVNLVIQKAKLLQYKQEEEVEICFEYSNIRMVEYECEELGVNIIEKKYDIKTSYRLKSTQENIEKFLKKMDRLVETLSL
- a CDS encoding ATP-binding protein gives rise to the protein MKSICPSKKIMSKLGKTNAEFDLIQEGDKILVGLSGGKDSLTMIHAMKEQQRRAPFKFDFLAVTVGYGMGENFDNLSAHCKEYDIPYIIHDTKIYDLAEEKIRKNSSFCSFFSRMRRGTLYGVAEQYGCNKLALGHHMDDAAESFFMNFIYNGQMRSLAPKYKAENGLIIIRPLIQMRERQLRAFVQDNGISAIGDEACPAMRFDIKMPHARANTKEMLAKMEKEFPSLFVSMNAAFKNISVDSFFDKEKFSI
- a CDS encoding YebC/PmpR family DNA-binding transcriptional regulator, which encodes MGRAFEYRKASKMKRWGAMSKLFPKLGKIITMAAKEGSSDPDMNAKLRTAILNAKAENMPKDNIEAAIKRASAKDTASMLEVNFEGKAPHGVLIFIECMTDNNTRTVANVKNILTKHGGELLTNGSLEFMFDRKAIIEFELKDDMDIEELELELIDAGLEDIEAEDGVCLITGDYTSFGTLTEALDSMDIEITKANLERMANAPISISDKQQTDIDKILERLEDDEDVQKVFTNIE
- a CDS encoding tetratricopeptide repeat protein, whose amino-acid sequence is MKSIYLAAIFAAIVPYMLIGAEPSAFGAGNLETSQPYGLTSSEKVILQNKNELNKVVVKSNNQANEVESLRERIDGLQTIIEGLSKKSQENKLSLKELDKKNSEELINSNEYEKRLSEISQANALEIKDLKLAQVELKALLDNISANYISKEEFNTLVGDFNKFKELVAKELKKSSKPKTSELDKMQNAEVENIAKSNFDKKYYTKSLEYYEHLIKKNYRPARAHYMIGEIKYRRKDYADAIAYFKKSASLYSKADYMPSLMFHTAVSMDRTGDAQNAKSFYTGVITKFPNSKEAKLAKKNLSKMK
- a CDS encoding Fis family transcriptional regulator, with protein sequence MALVAALVVDATSFITASESSQKAFKTATLLKSLGVNALITGEIGVGKKSLARYILPDATTVDASNLDELISTIESVNEIIISNLENSPNIKRIVDVINKNSIRVVATAKNSYSNEYIDEMFSVKFNVPPLRERLEDIEALVQKFLNEASSLFCSSINFDTKNFIPDLSQNSNSLKRQVMIHSLLHDIKDKELMSILENYLVDKLGSQSDYKNFLYLYEVPLIRAGLTRFKSQLQLSEKLGLNRNTLRKKIAENKIHL
- a CDS encoding peptidylprolyl isomerase, whose product is MAIETNQIVSIEYEVKDGDVIVDSNVGGAPLVFMFGKGQIIPGLESGIKDMNIGEKGNVLVKAEDAYGIHNPDAKQEVPKDQFAGIDLEVGMTLYGQGEDGGTVQVVVQEIGQDSVIIDFNHPLAGKDLMFAVTLNNVRDASAEEAMTGIPAENQQEEGCCGTGGGSGCGCD
- a CDS encoding nitrilase-related carbon-nitrogen hydrolase; the encoded protein is MRVTLVQTAPKLNRSNLNDICKIVKNFQDESDLIVFSELSLNGYLLQDKLFEDAWNIDELSILAELSKKIDIVVGGAIRDKESFRNAALYFSDAKLISQHNKVHLPNYGMFEEARYFKAGEIFESFASKFGKISMLVCEDLWHESVHRDLIKENPDLIIALVASPARGFSDEGLNIENKWYRIIQRVASECRAELIFVNRVGFEDGLGFWGASCIVDKNGKIIHKLPRYETISKTFTLKKENK
- the fabD gene encoding ACP S-malonyltransferase; its protein translation is MSKIAMIFAGQGSQAIGMGQDFYNNSDIAKEMFDKAGKRIGVDFKEIIFEENEKLGQTAFTQPAILLVQMIAYRLFKEKCPNVEATLFLGHSLGEFSALCASGAIDYIDAVELVHNRGAFMQSACEKIEAGMMAIVGLDDENVESICAKAQAEGKKVWPANYNQDGQLVVAGMKADLASLEQTFKDAGAKRALLLNMSVASHCEILSPAQEPLAQMMNDMIKDEFSAPIISNVTTQSYNTKAQAVTLLKEQLVKPVKYKQSILAIANDVDMAIEFGNGVTLKGLNKRIAKDLITLNISDMDSLQKVSEEICN
- a CDS encoding 5'-methylthioadenosine/adenosylhomocysteine nucleosidase; the encoded protein is MKIAIMGAMPEEVAPILKKLGTYKTTKYADNEYYEATYNGVEIVVAYSKIGKVFSTLTASTMIQHFNCDKLLFSGVAGGINPNLKIGDLIVATKLSQHDLDITAFGHPMGFVPGGSVFVEADSELIKLSKEVAKELGKSLQEGIIATGDQFVHDENIKSNIVKNFNADALEMEGGSVAVVCKSLNVPFFILRAISDTADTDASFSFDEFMESSAIISAEFIMKMVNSIIDNAK